From the genome of Deinococcus sp. AJ005, one region includes:
- a CDS encoding ubiquinol-cytochrome c reductase iron-sulfur subunit: MSQPKYSKTDPRKEPHWKTDFSVDWDATDYVSRREFTRFLGLSSAGMAAGTVLIAGLASVGARPVPEVPPLRLGKVEDFPPGSSSAFEYPQKGQYSLLVRHEDGTFSSYGQKCPHLGCAVYYEPREKVLECPCHEGYFNARTGDVISGPPQRGLSLVKLEIRDGEIWAVGGGGH, encoded by the coding sequence GTGAGCCAGCCCAAATACTCCAAAACTGATCCGCGCAAAGAGCCGCACTGGAAGACCGACTTCAGCGTGGACTGGGACGCCACCGACTACGTCTCGCGCCGCGAATTCACCCGTTTCCTGGGTCTGAGCAGCGCGGGCATGGCCGCAGGCACGGTGCTGATTGCCGGGCTGGCAAGTGTCGGCGCACGGCCCGTCCCGGAAGTTCCGCCGCTGCGACTGGGCAAGGTGGAGGACTTCCCACCCGGTTCCTCCAGCGCCTTTGAATACCCGCAGAAGGGCCAGTACTCGCTGCTGGTGCGCCACGAGGACGGCACCTTCAGCTCCTACGGCCAGAAATGCCCGCACCTGGGCTGCGCTGTCTATTACGAACCGCGCGAGAAGGTGCTGGAATGTCCCTGCCACGAGGGCTATTTCAATGCGCGAACGGGTGACGTGATCTCCGGGCCGCCGCAGCGGGGGCTGAGCCTGGTCAAGCTGGAGATCCGTGACGGCGAGATCTGGGCCGTGGGAGGAGGAGGGCATTGA
- the sdhC gene encoding succinate dehydrogenase, cytochrome b556 subunit has product MYKGREGQWAFLLHRLSGIAILAYLLIHVFSIGSFMFGERFYMAIHETYDWPGFRVGLVFITAGVVYHAFNGLRIIVMDFTGAGVAYQRQMWYGVMVITLISGLYAAWTLLPRLIGGY; this is encoded by the coding sequence ATGTACAAGGGAAGAGAGGGGCAATGGGCGTTTTTGCTTCACCGCCTGTCGGGGATCGCAATCCTGGCTTACCTGCTGATTCATGTCTTCAGCATCGGCTCGTTCATGTTCGGTGAGCGGTTTTACATGGCGATTCACGAGACCTACGACTGGCCGGGATTTCGCGTTGGACTGGTCTTTATCACGGCGGGTGTGGTGTATCACGCCTTCAATGGTCTGCGAATTATTGTGATGGACTTTACCGGGGCGGGCGTGGCCTACCAGCGCCAGATGTGGTACGGCGTGATGGTCATTACCCTGATCAGCGGGCTGTACGCGGCCTGGACCCTGCTGCCGCGCCTGATCGGAGGCTACTGA
- a CDS encoding succinate dehydrogenase hydrophobic membrane anchor subunit produces MIRARTFMDAKTQSHSNAELNWWIFMRISGLILVFLVLGHIYMTFIQVSESDATFTAVVGKLANPAWKFYDWLILALALMHGTNGARYSIEDYVRTRPNRAWVKGVFYTVVGLIFAFGTIGLFSI; encoded by the coding sequence ATGATCCGCGCAAGAACGTTTATGGACGCCAAAACGCAGTCCCACAGCAACGCCGAGCTGAACTGGTGGATCTTCATGCGTATCAGCGGCCTGATCCTGGTGTTCCTGGTGCTGGGCCACATCTACATGACCTTTATTCAGGTGTCCGAGTCCGATGCCACCTTCACGGCGGTGGTGGGCAAACTGGCCAACCCGGCCTGGAAGTTCTATGACTGGCTGATCCTGGCGCTGGCGCTGATGCACGGTACCAACGGCGCACGCTATTCCATCGAGGACTATGTTCGCACCCGCCCCAACCGGGCCTGGGTTAAGGGCGTTTTCTACACCGTGGTGGGGCTGATCTTCGCCTTTGGCACCATCGGGCTGTTCTCCATCTGA
- the sdhA gene encoding succinate dehydrogenase flavoprotein subunit yields the protein MQHRYDVLVIGAGGAGLMAALYAAKGNVSVACISKLYPTRSHTGAAQGGIGAALGNIAEDHWEWHMFDTVKGGDYLADQDAAEVFSKDIIDAVYELEHMGLPFSRTPDGKIAQRKFGGHTREFGKAAVERSCYAKDRTGHMILQTLYQQNVKEGTKFFNEFHVTDLLIEDGRCRGVVAYELATGETHTFHAKAVILAAGGYGRIFKITSNALTLTGDLMSIYYRKGLPLEDMEFYQFHPTGLAKLGILVTEGIRGEGGILRNVDGERFMERYAPTIKDLAPRDIVSRSIISEIREGRGVGRDGDAVNIDLTHLPREVIEGKLAEITDLARTYLGMDPVKDLVPVQPTAHYAMGGIPTDLNGLCLSDGNGGSIEGLYAAGEQACVSLHGANRLGTNSLGDLVVFGRRAGIYAAQYARQVEFPDLPDDPQSGTRDLFDGLKNGSGKENPALIRKEMQESMMNNVGIFRNGPDMEAQVDIIKGLKARYQDVNVADPSLRYNSELIEVMELGFMLDCAEAMTASALNRTESRGAHDRADYHSRDDVNWLKHTMAYKDLDKPGNVQIGYKDVALKGFTRAFEPKARVY from the coding sequence ATGCAACATCGTTATGACGTACTGGTAATCGGCGCAGGTGGCGCGGGGCTGATGGCCGCCCTGTACGCGGCCAAGGGCAATGTCTCGGTGGCGTGTATTTCCAAGCTGTATCCCACCCGCTCGCACACCGGAGCGGCGCAGGGCGGCATTGGCGCAGCGCTGGGCAACATTGCGGAAGACCACTGGGAATGGCACATGTTCGACACGGTCAAGGGCGGCGATTATCTGGCCGATCAGGACGCCGCCGAGGTGTTTTCCAAGGACATCATCGACGCCGTGTACGAGCTGGAACACATGGGCCTGCCCTTCTCGCGCACGCCGGACGGCAAGATCGCCCAGCGCAAGTTCGGCGGCCACACCCGCGAGTTCGGCAAGGCCGCAGTGGAGCGCAGTTGCTACGCCAAGGACCGTACTGGCCACATGATCCTCCAGACGCTGTACCAGCAGAATGTCAAGGAAGGGACCAAGTTCTTCAACGAGTTCCACGTCACCGATCTACTGATCGAGGACGGGCGCTGCCGGGGTGTGGTGGCCTACGAACTGGCGACGGGCGAGACCCATACCTTTCATGCCAAGGCCGTGATTCTGGCGGCGGGCGGCTATGGGCGCATCTTCAAGATCACGTCCAACGCGCTGACGCTGACCGGCGACCTGATGAGCATCTACTACCGCAAGGGCCTGCCGCTGGAGGACATGGAGTTCTACCAGTTCCACCCCACCGGTCTGGCCAAGCTGGGAATCCTGGTCACCGAGGGCATTCGCGGTGAGGGCGGCATCCTTCGAAATGTAGACGGCGAGCGCTTCATGGAACGCTACGCGCCCACCATCAAAGACCTCGCGCCGCGCGACATCGTTTCGCGCAGCATCATCAGCGAGATCCGTGAGGGTCGGGGCGTGGGCCGCGACGGCGATGCCGTCAACATCGACCTGACCCACCTGCCGCGCGAGGTCATCGAGGGCAAGCTGGCCGAGATCACCGATCTGGCGCGCACCTATCTGGGCATGGACCCGGTGAAAGATCTCGTGCCAGTGCAGCCCACGGCGCACTACGCGATGGGCGGTATTCCCACCGATCTGAACGGTCTGTGCCTGTCCGACGGCAACGGTGGCAGCATCGAGGGTCTGTATGCGGCGGGCGAGCAGGCGTGCGTGTCGCTGCACGGCGCAAACCGTCTGGGTACCAACAGTCTGGGCGATCTGGTAGTCTTTGGCCGCCGCGCTGGAATCTACGCCGCGCAGTACGCCCGTCAGGTGGAATTCCCTGATCTGCCCGATGATCCCCAGAGTGGCACCAGGGACCTGTTCGACGGCCTGAAGAACGGCAGCGGTAAGGAAAATCCGGCACTGATCCGTAAGGAAATGCAGGAGTCGATGATGAACAACGTCGGCATCTTCCGCAACGGCCCGGACATGGAAGCTCAGGTGGACATCATCAAGGGCCTCAAGGCGCGTTATCAGGACGTGAACGTGGCCGATCCCAGCCTGCGCTACAACTCCGAGCTGATTGAGGTCATGGAACTGGGCTTCATGCTCGACTGCGCCGAGGCCATGACCGCCAGCGCCCTGAACCGCACCGAGTCGCGTGGGGCGCATGACCGCGCCGATTACCACAGCCGCGACGACGTGAACTGGCTCAAGCACACCATGGCCTACAAGGACTTGGACAAGCCCGGCAACGTGCAGATCGGCTATAAAGACGTGGCGCTGAAAGGTTTCACCCGCGCCTTCGAGCCGAAAGCCCGCGTCTACTGA
- a CDS encoding SGNH/GDSL hydrolase family protein — translation MNTELKAGQKIVFIGDSITDAGRTGGGGEYGDGYASRVRELLLARHPERHLIVVNRGVSGDTVRHLAQRWERDVLAERPDWLSVKIGVNDVWRSFSGQPDEAVPADEYAATLRELLGRAADSGSKMVLIAPFLVESDRADPMRVTVEQYAAIVSQLAGEFGAPLVNLQSAFDAACEVTPPQMWAHDRVHPTPVGHTLIALEWLRNMGISL, via the coding sequence ATGAACACGGAACTGAAAGCGGGCCAGAAAATCGTCTTTATCGGAGACAGCATCACTGACGCGGGGCGCACGGGTGGCGGGGGCGAGTACGGCGACGGCTACGCATCGCGGGTGCGTGAACTGCTGCTGGCCCGCCACCCCGAGCGGCATCTGATCGTGGTCAACCGGGGCGTCAGCGGCGATACGGTGCGGCATCTGGCGCAGCGCTGGGAGCGGGACGTGCTGGCCGAGCGCCCCGACTGGCTCAGCGTTAAGATTGGCGTGAACGACGTGTGGCGCAGCTTCAGCGGTCAACCCGACGAGGCCGTGCCAGCCGACGAGTACGCCGCCACCCTGCGCGAGTTGCTGGGCCGCGCCGCCGACTCGGGCAGCAAAATGGTGTTGATCGCGCCCTTTCTGGTGGAGTCAGACCGCGCCGATCCCATGCGCGTGACGGTGGAACAGTACGCGGCCATCGTGTCGCAACTGGCGGGCGAGTTCGGTGCGCCGCTGGTGAATTTACAATCCGCCTTTGACGCGGCCTGCGAGGTCACGCCGCCGCAGATGTGGGCGCATGACCGGGTGCATCCGACGCCCGTGGGCCACACCCTGATCGCACTGGAATGGCTGCGGAACATGGGAATCTCGCTGTAA
- a CDS encoding GAF domain-containing protein → MPGQLLNTMSWTAGTLSSDPRQFFHVVRVLLADLCRATGMGVAELFLADPQQTTLFLSGYSGGDQAAFFERTVFRFSEGFPGRAAQEREVLECTDLENDARFLRGRVKALGYHAFISVPLVLPHAVIGVLNLAAHSAEQVEGARQRLEQIAPLLAASLYAVLTSLGERALERVQAGHTPQERALGLLEENLQATSALRAALHPRQGATVETHPGHIHPCPGPERCPALHGLVQISGHPELNCAMQPRDVRTVCLPVWQGREVIGVETVQFPKHLSPGVLTEAAAPLLWMARLAANALDLKRELPEPPPVPWLDIETLGAFRVRRQGQILAPRDFKRRQAHELLKLLITRWGRPVTTEELCEALWPGEGCGQRVLARLHVTLNALRQVLEPPEGEGEQVLVRDGGAYRFAPDLPVHLDVQAFELLVRQGDAQHGEEAVATYAQALELYRGDFLEDDPFTDWYALERDYLRELALRALFRTAEFQTVAGQWQSAQTAYARILTIDSNRFEAHEALIDLLTQRNRLEDAQVCWERYARAYGAVPPNCPRPPPLA, encoded by the coding sequence ATGCCGGGCCAACTTCTGAACACCATGAGCTGGACTGCCGGTACGCTCAGCAGCGATCCACGGCAGTTTTTCCATGTGGTGCGGGTCTTGCTGGCCGATCTGTGCCGGGCGACAGGAATGGGTGTAGCCGAGCTGTTTCTGGCCGATCCACAGCAGACCACGCTGTTCCTGAGTGGTTACTCGGGTGGGGATCAGGCGGCATTCTTTGAGCGCACGGTCTTTCGTTTCAGCGAGGGCTTTCCGGGCCGCGCCGCGCAGGAGCGCGAGGTGCTGGAATGCACCGATCTGGAGAACGACGCCCGTTTTCTGCGCGGACGGGTCAAGGCGCTGGGCTATCACGCATTTATCAGCGTGCCGCTGGTGTTGCCCCATGCGGTCATCGGTGTATTGAATCTGGCCGCCCACAGCGCCGAACAGGTGGAGGGAGCGCGGCAACGGCTGGAGCAGATTGCGCCGCTCCTGGCCGCCAGCCTGTACGCGGTGCTGACCTCGTTGGGCGAGCGGGCATTAGAGAGGGTGCAGGCGGGCCATACACCCCAGGAGCGGGCACTGGGACTGCTGGAGGAGAATTTGCAGGCCACCTCCGCATTGCGGGCCGCGCTGCACCCGAGGCAGGGCGCGACAGTCGAAACCCATCCCGGCCACATTCATCCCTGCCCCGGACCCGAGCGCTGCCCGGCGCTGCACGGTCTGGTGCAGATTTCGGGGCACCCCGAATTGAACTGCGCCATGCAGCCCCGTGATGTGCGAACCGTCTGTCTGCCTGTCTGGCAGGGCCGCGAAGTGATCGGCGTGGAAACCGTCCAGTTCCCGAAGCACCTGTCGCCTGGCGTGTTGACCGAGGCCGCCGCGCCGCTGTTGTGGATGGCCCGGCTGGCCGCGAACGCGCTGGATCTGAAGCGGGAATTGCCTGAGCCGCCCCCAGTCCCGTGGCTGGACATCGAGACGCTGGGGGCTTTCCGCGTGCGCCGTCAGGGTCAGATTCTCGCGCCCCGTGATTTCAAGCGGCGGCAGGCGCACGAGCTGCTGAAACTGCTGATCACCCGCTGGGGCCGTCCGGTGACCACTGAGGAACTGTGCGAGGCGCTGTGGCCCGGCGAGGGCTGTGGGCAGCGGGTGCTGGCCCGATTGCACGTCACTCTTAACGCGCTGCGGCAGGTCCTGGAGCCGCCAGAGGGCGAGGGAGAACAGGTGCTGGTACGGGACGGCGGGGCCTACCGTTTCGCGCCGGATCTCCCTGTTCACCTGGATGTCCAGGCATTTGAACTGCTGGTGCGGCAGGGTGACGCCCAGCATGGTGAGGAGGCCGTCGCCACCTACGCCCAGGCGCTGGAACTCTACCGGGGCGACTTTCTGGAAGACGATCCCTTTACCGACTGGTACGCACTGGAACGCGACTATCTGCGCGAACTGGCGCTACGGGCGCTGTTCCGTACGGCGGAGTTCCAGACTGTCGCCGGGCAATGGCAGAGCGCTCAGACGGCCTACGCCCGAATCTTGACCATTGATTCCAACCGTTTTGAAGCCCATGAGGCATTGATAGATCTTTTGACCCAGCGCAACAGGCTGGAGGACGCTCAGGTGTGTTGGGAACGCTACGCACGGGCCTACGGTGCTGTTCCACCCAACTGTCCGCGCCCCCCTCCTCTAGCCTGA
- a CDS encoding MFS transporter produces MTTSESSKSKHQSSADLPEWTPNDPIFWEREGKARAWRTLWVTTFGLTLAFAVWFMVSAIVVRLNDIGFNLSKDQLFWLTAMPGLSAGLTRLRHMFLVSVYGSRTTLTLSTLGLLIPAVGWGLAVQNPLTPFWVLLSLAFLAGMGGGNFSSFMPSTSLFFPKKMQGTALGIQAGIGNFGVSLVQFLTPWVVGVNLFWFLGSKSEEWVFAGKTSTIWLQNASWVYIPWLIAAAVLSWLLIRNVPIKANMKEQLAIFGDKHTWIMTSIYMMTFGAFSGLAAAFPLLIKTLYGGFENAPLPLKFAFLGPLIGSAVRVLFGLIADKTGGAILTSISAIGMGISAIAVTFFVTPTDLTTFPLFVGTMLAIFFFSGIGNASTFRQMPVIFNPPYSAGVIGWTAAIAAFGPFIVSMLISFNLATSGNVKGFFYGLAVFCLLNLALNWWFYGRRGAEKPS; encoded by the coding sequence GTGACCACCTCCGAATCCTCCAAATCCAAACACCAGTCCTCTGCTGACCTCCCCGAATGGACACCCAACGATCCCATTTTCTGGGAGCGGGAGGGCAAGGCCCGCGCCTGGCGCACGCTGTGGGTCACCACCTTTGGGCTGACGCTGGCCTTTGCCGTGTGGTTCATGGTGTCGGCCATCGTCGTGCGCCTGAACGACATCGGCTTCAATCTCAGCAAGGATCAACTGTTCTGGCTGACCGCCATGCCGGGCCTGTCGGCGGGACTGACCCGGTTGCGCCACATGTTTCTGGTATCGGTGTATGGCTCGCGTACCACGCTGACCCTTTCCACGCTGGGCCTGCTGATTCCAGCGGTAGGCTGGGGGCTGGCGGTGCAAAACCCCCTGACGCCCTTCTGGGTGCTGCTGTCGCTGGCCTTTCTGGCCGGTATGGGTGGGGGCAATTTCAGCTCGTTCATGCCCAGCACCAGCCTATTTTTCCCCAAGAAGATGCAGGGAACCGCGCTGGGCATTCAGGCAGGCATCGGCAATTTCGGCGTGTCGCTGGTGCAATTTCTGACGCCCTGGGTGGTGGGCGTCAACCTGTTCTGGTTCCTGGGCAGCAAATCTGAGGAGTGGGTCTTTGCCGGGAAAACCAGCACCATCTGGCTTCAGAACGCCTCGTGGGTCTACATTCCCTGGCTGATTGCTGCCGCTGTTCTGAGCTGGCTCCTGATTCGCAATGTGCCGATCAAGGCCAACATGAAAGAGCAACTCGCCATCTTTGGCGACAAGCACACCTGGATCATGACCAGCATTTACATGATGACCTTCGGGGCGTTTAGCGGACTGGCCGCCGCCTTTCCTCTGCTGATCAAGACGCTGTACGGTGGCTTTGAGAACGCGCCCCTGCCTCTGAAGTTCGCCTTTCTGGGGCCGTTGATCGGCTCGGCGGTGCGCGTCCTGTTCGGCTTGATTGCCGACAAGACGGGCGGCGCGATCCTGACGAGCATTAGCGCCATTGGCATGGGCATCTCCGCCATTGCCGTGACCTTCTTCGTCACGCCCACCGATCTGACCACCTTCCCGCTGTTCGTGGGCACCATGCTCGCCATCTTCTTCTTCAGCGGCATCGGCAACGCCTCCACCTTCCGGCAGATGCCCGTTATCTTCAACCCCCCTTACAGCGCGGGGGTGATCGGGTGGACAGCGGCCATCGCCGCCTTCGGGCCGTTCATCGTCAGCATGCTCATCAGCTTTAATCTGGCAACCAGCGGCAACGTCAAGGGCTTTTTCTACGGTCTGGCTGTGTTCTGTCTGCTGAATCTGGCCCTCAACTGGTGGTTCTACGGACGCCGAGGTGCGGAAAAACCAAGCTGA
- a CDS encoding DUF6755 family protein, giving the protein MTGSSRPRYAQRSLIVGVLLAFVLIFWSIQLFILMLALDAFLGKEYALLWPAAISSALMAALTLWLVRLIPREPRE; this is encoded by the coding sequence TTGACCGGCTCCTCGCGCCCCCGCTACGCCCAGCGCAGTCTGATCGTCGGCGTGCTGCTGGCCTTCGTCCTGATTTTCTGGAGCATTCAACTGTTCATTCTGATGCTGGCGCTGGACGCCTTTCTGGGCAAGGAATACGCCCTGCTGTGGCCCGCCGCGATCAGCAGCGCGCTGATGGCTGCCCTGACGCTGTGGCTGGTGCGGCTGATTCCGCGTGAGCCACGCGAATAG